The Acipenser ruthenus chromosome 27, fAciRut3.2 maternal haplotype, whole genome shotgun sequence genome includes a window with the following:
- the LOC117432216 gene encoding RING finger protein 223, whose translation MSALPQVVWHTGSSLGEDAEKNADQPECSICFNSYDNIFKTPKVLECTHTFCLECLSRLLSAVSTEQNTGHIPCPFCRHLTTMPEKGPPALTTSQEVLCKLPAHLQQEEPVWMEGAMLCYKKSPDSSTSDFCICIDIGITKSENAAEVAPAPSRGLLSRCGLLNDWKRLLLFIILMVMLVCIILWPLQCVFTTGSLRCFSKSNASISSVTTISTTRN comes from the coding sequence ATGTCCGCGCTGCCTCAGGTGGTGTGGCACACAGGTTCCTCTCTGGGTGAAGATGCTGAGAAGAATGCAGACCAACCAGAGTGCTCCATTTGCTTCAACTCCTACGACAACATCTTCAAGACCCCCAAAGTCTTGGAGTGTACCCACACCTTCTGCTTGGAGTGCCTCTCCAGGCTGCTTTCGGCCGTGTCTACGGAGCAGAACACCGGACACATCCCCTGCCCTTTCTGTAGGCACCTCACCACCATGCCAGAGAAAGGGCCACCAGCGCTCACCACCAGCCAAGAAGTCCTCTGCAAGCTCCCAGCCCACCTTCAGCAGGAGGAGCCTGTCTGGATGGAAGGAGCCATGCTGTGCTACAAAAAGTCCCCTGACTCCAGCACCTCGGACTTCTGTATCTGCATAGACATTGGGATTACAAAGTCCGAGAACGCTGCGGAAGTGGCCCCGGCGCCCTCTCGCGGCCTCCTGTCACGCTGCGGTTTGCTAAATGACTGGAAGAGGTTGCTCCTCTTCATCATACTCATGGTCATGCTGGTGTGCATCATACTGTGGCCTCTGCAGTGTGTCTTTACTACGGGAAGCCTTAGATGCTTCAGCAAGTCAAACGCATCTATAAGTAGTGTGACAACTATTAGTACCACCAGGAACTAA